One region of Corvus moneduloides isolate bCorMon1 chromosome 1, bCorMon1.pri, whole genome shotgun sequence genomic DNA includes:
- the LOC116441362 gene encoding LOW QUALITY PROTEIN: uncharacterized protein LOC116441362 (The sequence of the model RefSeq protein was modified relative to this genomic sequence to represent the inferred CDS: inserted 1 base in 1 codon), protein MTENPNAKDKAAFYALLAKHNARPSPGGEEWAQNNWFNLESVTDRICSLQHKTNFKFGQNKTIICSILGACLTAAIDHRFKQCSEEKAIIDSLQNXVEILQEQSDEERNENHLLQAALREEYFKNSMNADSPKEKEEKKTPNINQLYPQEELVLVKNCGENCCPPMRPLIKTEYNYINDEDFEPHITTKQIPYTATELAKLKKEYESETEYVFQVSLAGGDQIQLTEQEASAYWGCGVFLTTEDKRNTWSLTQHAAFWAGGLNPLERGDPFAIVGTPDQLLESVHKAACLQMIHERKLTPGYESPTQLPVKPELMTPLIRGLPESLKPTAIVLQKTIAAVGPVERLDRFLGNPPGSQSNSSAGDCKVWTRSEVEEDLINYSRKYGSIKIPEEKSEKTKGVRYIRAPHSEKPENVKQIPNRQHWWLLGIKKGVPRDVMDGLPLDQLSKVVSNWHCQKPILPNPSLQPSAPLLPQNLGSESKPLLPQSPANEPKQILPQNQGN, encoded by the exons atgactgaaaacccTAATGCAAAAGataaagctgcattttatgCTCTGCTAGCAAAACATAATGCCCGGCCCTCTCCGGGAGGGGAAGAATGGGCTCAAAATAACTGGTTTAATTTGGAGAGTGTGACTGATAGAATATGTTCATTACAACATAAGACAAACTTTAAATTTggccaaaataaaaccataatctgCTCCATTTTAGGAGCATGCCTTACAGCAGCTATAGATCACCGCTTTAAGCAATGTAGTGAAGAGAAAGCAATCATAGATTCCCTTCAAA CTGTGGAAATTTTACAGGAACAATCAgatgaagaaaggaatgaaaatcatTTGCTGCAGGCTGCTTTGAGGgaggaatattttaagaattcaaTGAATGCTGACTCaccaaaagagaaagaggaaaagaaaactccTAACATTAACCAACTATACCCCCAGGAAGAACTAGTGCTAGTGAAaaattgtggggaaaactgCTGCCCTCCTATGAGACctctaattaaaacagaatataattatatCAATGATGAAGATTTTGAACCCCATATCACCACTAAACAAATACCATACACTGCTACTGAATTGGCTAAGTTAAAAAAGGAGTATGAATCTGAGACGGAATATGTCTTCCAAGTGTCTCTCGCCGGAGGAGACCAAATTCAATTAACTGAACAGGAGGCCAGTGCATACTGGGGATGTGGAGTTTTCTTAACAACAGAAGACAAACGTAACACATGGTCGCTGACTCAGCATGCAGCTTTCTGGGCTGGGGGACTCAATCCTTTAGAAAGGGGAGACCCTTTCGCTATAGTTGGTACTCCCGATCAACTTCTAGAAAGCGTCCACAAAGCCGCCTGTCTGCAAATgatccatgaaaggaaattaactcctgGATATGAATCCCCCACGCAATTACCTGTTAAACCTGAACTGATGACCCCTTTAATTCGAGGCCTTCCAGAATCACTCAAACCTACAGCAATTGTCCTTCAAAAAACCATAGCTGCTGTAGGTCCTGTAGAGAGGTTGGATAGATTCCTTGGAAAC CCGCCAGGTTCACAATCAAATTCATCTGCCGGTGATTGCAAAGTTTGGACACGGAGTGAGGTTGAAGAAGATCTGATTAATTACAGTAGGAAATATGGATctataaaaatcccagaggaaaaatcagaaaaaacaaaaggtgtcAGGTACATTAGGGCTCCTCATAGTGAAAAACCAGAGAATGTAAAACAGATCCCTAACCGTCAGCATTGGTGGTTATTAGGTATCAAAAAGGGAGTCCCCAGAGATGTGATGGATGGCTTACCCCTTGATCAGTTGAGTAAGGTAGTGTCTAACTGGCACTGCCAAAAACCCATTCTACCGAATCCGTCACTTCAACCCAGtgcacccctcctccctcagaatCTGGGCAGTGAGTCAAAGCCACTTCTCCCTCAAAGTCCGGCCAATGAGCCAAAACAGATTCTTcctcaaaaccagggaaactaG